One genomic window of Polyangium aurulentum includes the following:
- the rsmA gene encoding 16S rRNA (adenine(1518)-N(6)/adenine(1519)-N(6))-dimethyltransferase RsmA has product MSIAERLRSRGLSPKKRFGQNFLLDPGTCRAIAEAATTPAGGTVLEIGPGLGALTRPLLDRAQRVVAIERDRDLVPILREELAEPIEAGRVEIIENDAMHVDWMAALEGGPEPRTIAGNLPYQITGALLERAVGLASRIDRAVFMVQAEVAERLLAPPGSKTYGVLTVFTQAAFEVRRVLSVKAGAFYPRPEVDSAVVLLVPHRPARAEETEAFREAVRAAFGARRKTLRNAWRGLYGLSLEALEARAAEAGISLDARGETLSVEQFARFAAPGRGA; this is encoded by the coding sequence ATGTCGATCGCCGAGCGCCTACGCTCCCGCGGACTGTCGCCGAAGAAGCGCTTCGGCCAGAACTTCCTCCTCGACCCCGGCACCTGCCGCGCCATCGCCGAGGCCGCGACCACACCTGCCGGCGGCACCGTGCTCGAGATCGGCCCCGGGCTCGGCGCGCTCACGCGTCCGCTGCTCGATCGCGCCCAGCGCGTGGTCGCGATCGAGCGCGACCGCGATCTCGTGCCCATCCTGCGCGAGGAGCTCGCCGAGCCGATCGAGGCGGGCCGCGTCGAGATCATCGAGAACGACGCGATGCACGTCGACTGGATGGCGGCGCTCGAGGGCGGGCCCGAGCCGCGCACGATCGCGGGAAACCTCCCCTATCAGATCACCGGCGCGCTCCTCGAGCGCGCCGTCGGGCTCGCCTCGCGCATCGATCGCGCGGTGTTCATGGTGCAAGCCGAGGTCGCCGAGCGCCTGCTCGCGCCGCCTGGCAGCAAGACCTACGGCGTCCTCACCGTCTTCACGCAGGCCGCCTTCGAGGTGCGCCGCGTGCTGTCCGTGAAGGCAGGCGCGTTCTACCCGCGCCCGGAGGTCGACTCGGCCGTGGTGCTGCTCGTGCCGCATCGCCCCGCCCGCGCAGAGGAGACCGAGGCGTTCCGCGAAGCCGTCCGCGCCGCGTTCGGCGCACGCCGAAAGACGCTGCGCAACGCGTGGCGCGGCCTCTATGGTTTGTCCCTCGAGGCGCTCGAGGCCCGCGCCGCCGAGGCCGGCATCTCCCTCGACGCCCGCGGCGAGACGCTCTCCGTCGAGCAATTCGCTCGTTTCGCCGCCCCCGGCCGCGGCGCTTGA
- the atpD gene encoding F0F1 ATP synthase subunit beta has protein sequence MVVGKITQVIGPVVDVDFPPGQLPKILNALKVSNPSISGEADNLTLEVAQHLGESGVRTIAMDTTDGLVRGMEVRDTGKPIMMPVGPECLGRILNVVGAPVDEAGPVNAQKFSPIHKDPPKFVDQSTKVEIFETGIKVIDLLAPYRKGGKIGLFGGAGVGKTVLIMELINNVAKAHGGVSVFAGVGERTREGNDLFLEMSESTLESGAPVISKAALVYGQMNEPPGARSRVALSALTVAEYFRDEEGQDVLLFVDNIFRFTQAGSEVSALLGRIPSAVGYQPTLATEMGALQERITSTTKGSVTSVQAIYVPADDLTDPAPATAFAHLDATTVLSRAISELGIYPAVDPLDSNSSMLDPQIVGQKHYSVARRVQQTLQRYKDLQDIIAILGMDELSEDDRLVVARARKMQQFLSQPFFVAAQFTGRSGKLVSLKDTIAGFEEILEGKLDHVSEQDFYMAGGIDEVKARAEGKRA, from the coding sequence ATGGTGGTTGGAAAAATTACCCAGGTCATCGGCCCTGTCGTCGACGTCGACTTCCCGCCGGGCCAGCTGCCCAAGATCCTCAACGCGCTCAAGGTGTCGAACCCGAGCATCTCGGGCGAAGCCGACAACCTGACGCTCGAGGTCGCGCAGCACCTCGGCGAGTCGGGCGTCCGCACCATCGCCATGGACACGACCGACGGCCTCGTCAGGGGCATGGAAGTCCGTGACACGGGCAAACCCATCATGATGCCCGTCGGCCCCGAGTGCCTCGGCCGCATCCTGAACGTCGTCGGCGCCCCCGTGGACGAGGCCGGCCCCGTGAACGCGCAGAAGTTCTCCCCGATCCACAAGGACCCGCCCAAGTTCGTCGACCAGTCGACGAAGGTCGAGATCTTCGAGACCGGCATCAAGGTCATCGACCTCCTCGCCCCCTACCGCAAGGGCGGCAAGATCGGCCTGTTCGGCGGCGCAGGCGTCGGCAAGACCGTTCTCATCATGGAGCTCATCAACAACGTCGCGAAGGCGCACGGCGGCGTGTCGGTCTTCGCAGGCGTCGGCGAGCGCACCCGCGAAGGCAACGACCTCTTCCTCGAGATGAGCGAGTCGACCCTCGAGAGCGGCGCCCCCGTCATCTCGAAGGCCGCGCTGGTCTACGGCCAGATGAACGAGCCGCCCGGCGCCCGCTCCCGCGTCGCCCTCTCGGCCCTCACGGTCGCCGAGTACTTCCGCGACGAAGAGGGCCAGGACGTGCTGCTCTTCGTCGACAACATCTTCCGCTTCACGCAGGCCGGCTCCGAAGTGTCCGCGCTCCTCGGCCGCATCCCGAGCGCCGTCGGTTACCAGCCGACGCTCGCCACCGAGATGGGCGCCCTCCAAGAGCGCATCACCTCGACCACGAAGGGCTCGGTCACCAGCGTGCAAGCCATCTACGTGCCCGCCGACGACCTCACCGACCCGGCCCCCGCGACGGCCTTCGCCCACCTCGATGCCACGACCGTTCTGTCGCGCGCCATCAGCGAGCTCGGCATCTACCCCGCCGTCGATCCGCTCGACTCGAACTCGTCGATGCTCGACCCGCAGATCGTGGGGCAGAAGCACTACTCGGTGGCCCGCCGCGTCCAGCAGACGCTGCAGCGCTACAAGGACCTGCAGGACATCATCGCCATCCTCGGCATGGACGAGCTGAGCGAGGACGACAGGCTCGTCGTCGCGCGCGCCCGCAAGATGCAGCAGTTCCTCTCGCAGCCGTTCTTCGTCGCCGCGCAGTTCACGGGCCGCTCCGGCAAGCTCGTGAGCCTCAAGGACACGATCGCGGGCTTCGAAGAGATCCTCGAAGGCAAGCTCGACCATGTCTCGGAGCAGGACTTCTACATGGCCGGCGGCATCGACGAAGTGAAGGCGCGCGCCGAAGGCAAGCGGGCGTGA
- the atpC gene encoding ATP synthase F1 subunit epsilon, whose amino-acid sequence MADTILLEIVTPTGVALRKQVTDVTAPSVAGEFGVMPGHLPLLAALRTGLVTYHEEGREHRLAVAHGFVEVVNDKALLLTERFMNKDDVDVVKVRLRLKEVDDQLDHWQGDLTDPKRRQLIEEEQWLATQLELIGDPPLPLVREDTRFLAQNAEAPPENEMVEGQTPDESLTDHRKPGSTFPES is encoded by the coding sequence ATGGCCGATACCATCCTGCTCGAGATCGTGACGCCCACAGGCGTGGCCCTGCGCAAGCAGGTGACCGACGTGACCGCCCCGAGCGTGGCCGGAGAGTTCGGCGTCATGCCGGGCCACCTGCCCCTGCTCGCCGCCCTGCGCACCGGCCTCGTGACCTACCACGAGGAAGGACGCGAGCACCGCCTCGCCGTCGCCCACGGCTTCGTCGAAGTCGTGAACGACAAGGCCCTGCTCCTCACCGAGCGCTTCATGAACAAGGACGACGTCGACGTCGTCAAGGTCCGCCTCCGCCTCAAGGAAGTCGACGACCAGCTCGACCACTGGCAAGGCGACCTGACCGACCCGAAGCGCCGCCAGCTCATCGAAGAAGAGCAGTGGCTCGCCACCCAGCTCGAGCTGATCGGCGACCCTCCCCTGCCCCTCGTCCGCGAAGACACCCGCTTCCTCGCCCAAAACGCCGAAGCGCCCCCCGAAAACGAGATGGTCGAAGGCCAAACCCCCGACGAAAGCCTCACCGACCACCGCAAACCCGGCTCCACCTTCCCCGAGTCCTAG
- the dnaG gene encoding DNA primase produces the protein MISPETIALVKERTDLVALIGETVRLQRRGRSFVGLCPFHKEKSPSFHVNPERGIYHCFGCKESGTAIDFLMKVEGMNFAEAVRALGERGGIEVVETSTDAEKREANAARRARDELYGVNNLAATFFEQCMRGPSAHPLARYALAEIGRRGLDAHDATGPVADALQAFRVGYAPPGWDGLAMFLKRQGISPIVAERVGLLVPRASGTGHYDRFRHRLMFAVTDVMGRVVAFSGRSLPEPSADELRGLGLQPSSGDAPAKYMNSPESPIFTKGEHLFGLHQARHAIRQAGEAILVEGNFDVVSLHARGVSNVVAPLGTAFTAAQAKLLKRFAPTVTVLFDGDTAGRKATRAARGPCKESGLTAKVAVLPTGLDPDELMRQKGPEVLEQLVKNARAMREYLIDDALDGDAFGGSTLDEQRARLKAVAQILAEEDDPTLRAMTKLYADRLSSKLVVGGRSPTDVRELERMLEQATAHGRPVARVEPAEGTTVEPGATARSRARVEEMGRLIVGALMDFPELLDDVAVRDALDVLDGDFALVVDAVRQSRWTETGLYADEFLARIPASIHSFAAGRLASPVFEAAGEAKDELLKNAEKLRRLSLSRENAATVDELHRVAPQGDVALEDALLLESVRRAKAKRGLA, from the coding sequence ATGATCTCCCCGGAAACCATTGCGCTGGTCAAGGAACGCACCGACCTGGTGGCGTTGATCGGCGAGACGGTGCGGCTCCAGCGGCGCGGGAGGTCGTTTGTCGGGCTCTGTCCCTTCCACAAGGAGAAGAGCCCGAGCTTCCACGTGAACCCCGAGCGGGGCATCTATCACTGCTTCGGGTGCAAAGAGAGCGGCACGGCCATCGACTTCCTGATGAAGGTCGAGGGCATGAACTTCGCCGAGGCCGTCCGGGCGCTCGGCGAGCGTGGGGGCATCGAGGTCGTCGAGACCTCGACCGACGCGGAGAAGCGCGAGGCCAACGCGGCGCGGCGGGCGCGGGACGAGCTGTATGGGGTGAACAACCTCGCGGCCACGTTCTTCGAGCAGTGTATGCGGGGGCCCTCGGCGCATCCGCTGGCTCGGTATGCGCTGGCCGAGATTGGGCGGCGCGGGCTCGATGCGCACGACGCGACGGGGCCTGTGGCGGATGCGCTTCAGGCGTTTCGGGTCGGGTATGCGCCGCCGGGCTGGGATGGCCTGGCGATGTTTTTGAAGCGCCAGGGTATTTCTCCGATCGTGGCGGAGCGCGTCGGCCTGCTCGTCCCGCGGGCGTCGGGCACGGGGCACTACGATCGTTTTCGGCATCGGCTCATGTTCGCGGTGACGGACGTCATGGGGCGGGTCGTCGCGTTCAGCGGCAGGAGCTTGCCGGAGCCCTCGGCGGACGAGCTGCGGGGGCTCGGGTTGCAGCCCTCTTCGGGCGATGCGCCGGCGAAGTACATGAATAGCCCCGAGTCGCCGATCTTCACCAAGGGCGAGCACCTCTTCGGGCTCCACCAGGCGCGGCATGCGATTCGGCAGGCGGGCGAGGCGATCCTGGTCGAGGGCAACTTCGATGTCGTCTCGCTGCATGCGCGTGGGGTGAGCAACGTGGTGGCGCCGCTCGGGACGGCGTTCACGGCGGCGCAGGCGAAGCTTTTGAAGCGGTTTGCGCCCACGGTCACGGTGCTGTTCGACGGCGATACGGCGGGGCGCAAGGCGACGCGGGCGGCGCGGGGGCCTTGCAAGGAGAGTGGGCTCACGGCGAAGGTTGCGGTGCTGCCCACGGGGCTCGATCCGGACGAGCTGATGCGGCAGAAGGGCCCCGAGGTGCTCGAGCAGCTCGTGAAGAATGCGCGGGCGATGCGCGAGTACCTGATTGACGACGCGCTCGATGGGGATGCGTTCGGCGGCTCGACGCTTGACGAGCAGCGGGCGCGACTCAAAGCAGTGGCGCAGATCCTCGCCGAGGAGGACGATCCGACGTTGCGGGCGATGACGAAGCTCTATGCGGACAGGCTTTCGTCGAAGCTCGTGGTGGGCGGGCGTTCGCCGACGGATGTGCGCGAGCTCGAGAGGATGCTCGAGCAGGCGACGGCGCATGGGCGCCCTGTGGCGAGGGTGGAGCCTGCGGAGGGCACGACGGTCGAGCCTGGGGCGACCGCGCGTTCGCGGGCGCGTGTGGAGGAAATGGGGCGGCTCATCGTGGGAGCGCTCATGGATTTTCCCGAGCTGCTCGATGACGTCGCGGTGCGTGATGCGCTCGATGTTCTCGATGGGGATTTCGCGCTCGTGGTAGACGCGGTGCGTCAGTCGCGCTGGACGGAAACGGGACTTTATGCCGACGAATTTCTTGCGCGAATCCCGGCGTCGATCCATTCATTCGCGGCTGGACGGCTGGCCTCGCCGGTGTTCGAAGCGGCGGGTGAGGCCAAGGATGAGCTCTTAAAAAATGCGGAAAAGTTGAGGCGTTTGAGCTTGTCACGCGAGAATGCCGCTACGGTGGACGAGCTCCATCGGGTCGCGCCGCAGGGGGATGTGGCGCTCGAGGATGCGTTGCTCCTCGAGAGTGTGAGGCGGGCGAAGGCGAAGCGGGGTTTGGCGTGA